A window of the Streptomyces formicae genome harbors these coding sequences:
- a CDS encoding ThuA domain-containing protein: MHRAPHHRSRRRRATAAVLLTGALGASLLGGNAAMARPDPGVQTGVQSSPGTARTTLSLPSPPGGANVRVLVFHASAADESPTVDAGIAAIEQIGLSGPAAGRFRTEATDDASVFTNAKKLGRYNAVVFLTGGGDVLDPEQEAGLEAYMEAGGGFVGIHDAARTEPYSDWYTGLVGARPTTSPATAQRAVVEIGDRQHPATKSLPLNWKRPDKWFNWAVNPSGSVHTVARVKESSYQPGQGANGWDHPVSWCRDYDGGRSFYTGMGGTVDSYSETDFRDHLRGALDWTTRISRADCKATITANYTAERVTQPNQPGQNDQIGEPHGLVAAPDGRILYIGRGGADSTQPVITDWNNPDIGKGKGEIHVYDPKTKKVTPAGALTVFGNKGGGDELIKVEEGLLGIELDPDFMTNGWVYLHYTPHSRINRDTHMAERYVSRFTLDLATNKLDLASEKVLLKWPVQIHSCCHAGGGMAFDTKGNLYIATGDNNSSRFSDGYSGNNPEPNFKGVSFADARRTAGNTNNLNGKILRIHPEDDGTYTLPEGNLFTGKEPDEGGGKTRGEIYVMGVRNPARIFVDKTTDILYAGWVGPDAGAPSTTWGPAKYDTFAAITEPGNHGWPYCMGNKQPYRDRNLPDPAKPLGWYDCDAPKNESPNNDGLVNLPPVTANTIWYSPQGGGPDYPRDAAGIPSYKVEEQKLLLPWLKGGGQATMNGPVYRAGGSASDPAVAWPAYWDGKWFVGDFYDGDQPRHAVLTDPKTVGKGGIPVHAESLKKIIPVGADGIRNLMDWKFAPDGSLYVLDYGRGFFTSDSKSALWRVTYKGGEATPAADRLARRAAQ; the protein is encoded by the coding sequence ATGCACCGTGCACCACATCACCGGTCGAGACGGCGGCGTGCCACGGCCGCAGTACTGCTCACGGGGGCGCTCGGCGCGTCGCTGCTCGGCGGGAACGCGGCCATGGCGCGGCCCGATCCGGGAGTTCAGACCGGCGTGCAGTCGAGTCCGGGGACAGCCCGGACAACGTTGTCCCTGCCGTCACCGCCGGGCGGCGCGAACGTACGGGTGCTGGTCTTCCACGCCTCGGCCGCCGACGAGTCGCCGACCGTCGACGCCGGGATCGCGGCGATCGAGCAGATCGGCCTCTCGGGTCCGGCCGCCGGCCGGTTCCGCACCGAGGCCACGGACGACGCCTCCGTCTTCACCAACGCCAAGAAGCTCGGGCGGTACAACGCCGTGGTCTTCCTGACCGGCGGCGGCGATGTGCTCGACCCGGAGCAGGAGGCGGGCCTGGAGGCGTACATGGAGGCCGGCGGCGGCTTCGTCGGCATCCATGACGCGGCCCGTACGGAGCCGTACTCGGACTGGTACACCGGACTGGTCGGCGCCCGGCCCACCACGTCCCCGGCGACGGCGCAGCGCGCGGTCGTCGAGATCGGCGACCGGCAGCACCCCGCGACGAAGAGCCTGCCGCTCAACTGGAAGCGGCCCGACAAGTGGTTCAACTGGGCGGTGAACCCGTCCGGTTCGGTCCACACGGTGGCCCGGGTCAAGGAGAGCTCGTACCAGCCGGGCCAGGGCGCCAACGGCTGGGACCACCCGGTCTCCTGGTGCCGTGACTACGACGGCGGCCGCTCCTTCTACACCGGCATGGGCGGCACGGTCGACTCGTACTCCGAGACCGACTTCCGCGACCATCTGCGCGGCGCCCTGGACTGGACGACCCGCATCTCGCGGGCCGACTGCAAGGCCACCATCACCGCCAACTACACGGCGGAGCGGGTCACACAGCCCAACCAGCCCGGCCAGAACGACCAGATCGGCGAGCCGCACGGCTTGGTCGCCGCCCCCGACGGGCGGATCCTCTACATCGGCCGCGGCGGCGCCGACTCCACCCAGCCGGTGATCACCGACTGGAACAACCCGGACATCGGCAAGGGCAAGGGCGAGATCCACGTCTACGACCCGAAGACGAAGAAGGTGACGCCCGCGGGCGCGCTCACGGTCTTCGGCAACAAGGGCGGCGGCGACGAGCTGATCAAGGTCGAGGAGGGCCTGCTCGGCATAGAGCTCGACCCGGACTTCATGACCAACGGCTGGGTGTATTTGCACTACACACCCCACTCGCGGATCAACCGCGACACGCATATGGCCGAGCGCTATGTCTCCCGCTTCACACTGGATCTCGCCACCAACAAGCTGGATCTGGCGAGCGAGAAGGTGCTGCTGAAGTGGCCGGTCCAGATCCACAGCTGCTGCCACGCGGGCGGCGGGATGGCCTTCGACACCAAGGGCAATCTCTACATCGCCACCGGTGACAACAACTCCTCCCGCTTCAGCGACGGTTACTCCGGCAACAACCCGGAGCCGAACTTCAAGGGCGTCTCGTTCGCGGACGCGCGGCGCACCGCGGGCAACACCAACAACCTCAACGGCAAGATCCTCCGTATCCACCCCGAGGACGACGGCACGTACACGCTCCCCGAGGGGAACCTCTTCACCGGCAAGGAGCCGGACGAGGGCGGCGGCAAGACCCGCGGCGAGATCTATGTGATGGGCGTGCGCAACCCCGCGCGCATCTTCGTCGACAAGACCACGGACATCCTCTACGCGGGCTGGGTCGGCCCGGACGCCGGTGCGCCGTCGACGACCTGGGGCCCGGCCAAGTACGACACCTTCGCCGCCATCACCGAGCCGGGCAACCACGGCTGGCCGTACTGCATGGGCAACAAGCAGCCCTACCGCGACCGCAATCTGCCCGACCCGGCCAAGCCGCTCGGCTGGTACGACTGCGACGCACCGAAGAACGAGTCCCCGAACAACGACGGCCTGGTGAACCTGCCGCCCGTCACCGCCAACACGATCTGGTACTCGCCGCAGGGCGGCGGCCCCGACTATCCGCGCGACGCGGCCGGCATCCCCAGTTACAAGGTGGAGGAGCAGAAGCTGCTGCTGCCGTGGCTCAAGGGCGGCGGCCAGGCGACGATGAACGGCCCGGTGTACCGGGCCGGCGGCTCGGCGAGCGATCCCGCCGTGGCGTGGCCGGCGTACTGGGACGGCAAGTGGTTCGTCGGCGACTTCTACGACGGCGACCAGCCCCGCCACGCGGTGCTGACCGACCCGAAGACCGTCGGCAAGGGCGGAATCCCGGTCCACGCCGAGTCGCTGAAGAAGATCATCCCCGTGGGCGCCGACGGCATCCGCAACCTGATGGACTGGAAGTTCGCGCCGGACGGTTCGCTCTACGTCCTGGACTACGGGCGCGGCTTCTTCACCTCCGACTCCAAGTCCGCGCTGTGGCGCGTGACGTACAAGGGCGGCGAGGCCACCCCGGCCGCCGACCGGCTCGCAAGGAGGGCGGCGCAGTGA
- a CDS encoding multicopper oxidase domain-containing protein, which yields MDRRSFNRRLLAGGAAAAAGATSLSLAAAPDTASATSATSAAADIPKTAPAGGAVRHLKLYAEKLADGQMGYGLEKGKATIPGPMIELIEGDTLHIEFENTMDVPASLHVHGVDYDIASDGTKLSRSHVEPGGTRTYTWRTHTPGKRKDGTWRPGSAGYWHYHDHVVGTDHGTGGIRKGLYGPVVVRRKGDILPDKQFTIVFNDMTINNKPAHQGPDFQATVGDRVEIVMITHGEYYHTFHMHGHRWADNRTGLLTGPDDPSRVIDNKITGPADSFGFQIIAGEHVGAGAWMYHCHVQSHSDMGMAGLFLVAKPDGTIPGHEPHHPAAEAEGAAGEHVH from the coding sequence ATGGACAGACGGAGCTTCAACCGGCGCCTGCTCGCGGGAGGCGCGGCTGCCGCGGCCGGCGCGACATCGTTGTCGCTCGCCGCCGCCCCTGATACGGCCTCCGCGACCTCCGCCACGTCCGCGGCCGCGGACATCCCGAAGACCGCCCCGGCCGGCGGCGCCGTACGCCATCTCAAGCTGTACGCCGAGAAACTGGCCGACGGTCAGATGGGCTACGGACTGGAGAAGGGCAAGGCGACCATCCCGGGGCCGATGATCGAGCTGATCGAAGGCGACACGCTGCACATCGAGTTCGAGAACACCATGGACGTGCCCGCCAGCCTCCATGTCCACGGCGTCGACTACGACATCGCGAGCGACGGCACCAAGCTGAGCCGCAGCCATGTGGAGCCGGGCGGCACCCGCACGTACACCTGGCGCACCCACACCCCGGGCAAGCGCAAGGACGGCACCTGGCGGCCGGGCAGCGCGGGCTACTGGCACTACCACGACCACGTCGTGGGCACCGACCACGGGACGGGCGGGATACGCAAGGGGCTCTACGGCCCGGTGGTGGTGCGCAGGAAGGGCGACATCCTCCCGGACAAGCAGTTCACGATCGTCTTCAACGACATGACGATCAACAACAAACCGGCTCACCAGGGCCCCGACTTCCAGGCCACGGTGGGGGACCGGGTGGAGATCGTCATGATCACCCACGGCGAGTACTACCACACCTTCCACATGCACGGTCACCGCTGGGCGGACAACAGGACGGGCCTGCTCACCGGCCCTGACGACCCCTCACGCGTCATCGACAACAAGATCACCGGCCCGGCCGACTCCTTCGGCTTCCAGATCATCGCGGGCGAGCACGTGGGCGCCGGCGCCTGGATGTACCACTGCCATGTGCAGAGCCATTCGGACATGGGCATGGCCGGGCTCTTCCTGGTGGCGAAACCGGACGGCACGATCCCCGGGCACGAGCCGCACCATCCGGCGGCGGAGGCCGAAGGGGCCGCCGGAGAGCACGTGCACTGA
- a CDS encoding aminoglycoside phosphotransferase family protein: protein MSTGGDGEVAIDGDLVRRLLDAQFPHWSDLPVASVQVSGMDNATFRLGEHLSVRLPRFARWVGQVEREHEWLPRLAPYLPLPVPRPVAMGGPGEGYPFPWSVYRWLDGEPTTAKSLADPVATATELAGFITALQGIDATGGPGPRWSNVFRGVPLGDERDSLASEARVRPKIEALRRAGLADADAVTAVWEEALAAPAWDGPPVWIHGDLAAGNLLAVDGRLSAVIDFGTLAVADPAVDLLPAWTLLPAEARGAFREALGVDDATWARGRGWALAGSLPVPDDPFFADPARVTAALDHLDQLVADL from the coding sequence ATGTCGACAGGCGGTGACGGCGAAGTCGCCATCGACGGGGATCTGGTGCGCCGGCTGCTCGACGCGCAGTTCCCCCACTGGTCGGACCTGCCCGTCGCGTCGGTCCAGGTCTCCGGCATGGACAACGCGACGTTCCGGCTGGGCGAGCACCTCTCCGTGCGACTGCCGCGCTTCGCCCGGTGGGTCGGCCAGGTCGAGCGCGAGCACGAGTGGCTGCCGCGGCTCGCCCCGTATCTGCCGCTCCCCGTGCCGAGGCCGGTCGCGATGGGCGGCCCCGGAGAGGGCTATCCCTTCCCCTGGTCGGTCTACCGCTGGCTGGACGGCGAGCCCACGACCGCCAAGAGCCTGGCCGATCCGGTCGCCACGGCGACCGAGCTCGCCGGTTTCATCACCGCCCTCCAGGGGATCGACGCCACCGGCGGGCCCGGTCCCCGATGGAGCAACGTGTTCCGCGGCGTGCCCTTGGGCGACGAGCGCGACTCGCTGGCCTCCGAGGCCCGCGTACGCCCCAAGATCGAGGCGCTGCGCCGGGCGGGCCTGGCCGATGCCGACGCCGTGACCGCCGTGTGGGAGGAGGCCCTCGCGGCTCCGGCGTGGGACGGACCGCCCGTCTGGATCCACGGCGACCTCGCGGCCGGCAATCTCCTGGCCGTCGACGGCCGGCTGAGCGCGGTCATCGACTTCGGGACCCTCGCGGTCGCGGACCCCGCGGTCGATCTGCTGCCCGCGTGGACGCTCCTGCCCGCCGAGGCCCGCGGGGCCTTCCGCGAGGCGCTCGGCGTGGACGACGCGACCTGGGCCAGAGGCCGCGGCTGGGCGCTGGCCGGATCCCTGCCCGTGCCCGACGACCCCTTCTTCGCCGACCCGGCACGCGTGACGGCGGCGCTGGACCACCTCGACCAGCTCGTCGCCGATCTCTGA
- a CDS encoding WhiB family transcriptional regulator — MPINTTAVSATTDEEFSWQENALCAQVGPEFFFPAPGSSTREAKQLCRACEGRVACLEYALANDERFGVWGGMSEKERGRLRRGAHQRRG; from the coding sequence ATGCCGATCAACACGACCGCCGTATCCGCAACGACCGACGAAGAGTTCTCCTGGCAGGAGAACGCCCTCTGCGCCCAGGTCGGCCCCGAGTTCTTCTTCCCCGCCCCCGGTTCCTCGACCCGCGAGGCCAAGCAGCTGTGCCGCGCGTGCGAGGGGCGGGTGGCGTGCCTGGAGTACGCGCTGGCGAACGACGAACGGTTCGGGGTGTGGGGCGGGATGTCCGAGAAGGAACGCGGCAGGCTACGGCGCGGTGCGCACCAGCGGCGCGGCTGA
- a CDS encoding chitosanase, with protein MTRVLLVAVPAAAAVSFVIGAGGDSDVPLADRPYTAAQRPSGAPNPLKSGSAAEQKALEARLAKLPPGLDAPDKKEIAARLVASADHSTLDWRSRYGAIADLGDGNGYTAGIIGFCSGTNDMLQLVEAYTAAHPDNGLARYLPALRAVDGTDAHEGLDPGFTDAWAREAQKPAFRRAQDETRDRLYFDPAVQLAKMDGLGTLGQFVYYDAMVLHGPGLEADGFYGIRQAAMEKARTAAEGGDEAEYLNVFLDEGRAAIRARLTTAQRDTSRIDTAQRVFLRDGNMELSAPLEWQMYGETFRVPAG; from the coding sequence GTGACCCGTGTCCTCCTCGTCGCCGTCCCGGCCGCCGCAGCAGTGTCCTTCGTCATCGGCGCGGGCGGCGATTCGGACGTTCCGCTCGCCGACCGGCCGTACACCGCGGCCCAGCGGCCGAGCGGCGCGCCGAACCCGCTGAAGTCGGGCTCGGCGGCGGAGCAGAAGGCGCTGGAGGCCCGGCTGGCGAAGCTGCCGCCGGGCCTCGACGCGCCCGACAAGAAGGAGATCGCGGCGCGGCTCGTGGCCAGCGCGGACCATTCGACGCTCGACTGGCGCAGCCGGTACGGCGCCATCGCCGACCTCGGTGACGGCAACGGCTACACCGCGGGGATCATCGGTTTCTGCTCCGGTACGAACGACATGCTGCAGCTCGTCGAGGCGTACACGGCCGCGCACCCGGACAACGGCCTCGCCCGGTACCTCCCCGCCCTCCGCGCGGTCGACGGCACCGACGCGCACGAGGGCCTCGACCCCGGCTTCACCGACGCCTGGGCCCGCGAGGCGCAGAAGCCGGCGTTCCGCAGGGCCCAGGACGAGACCCGCGACCGCCTCTACTTCGACCCGGCCGTCCAGCTCGCGAAGATGGACGGCCTCGGCACGCTAGGCCAGTTCGTCTACTACGACGCGATGGTGCTGCACGGCCCCGGCCTGGAGGCGGACGGCTTCTACGGCATCCGGCAGGCGGCGATGGAGAAGGCGCGTACGGCCGCGGAGGGCGGCGACGAGGCGGAGTACCTCAATGTCTTCCTCGACGAGGGCCGGGCCGCGATCAGGGCCAGGCTCACCACCGCGCAGCGCGACACGTCCCGTATCGACACCGCGCAGCGGGTGTTCCTGCGCGACGGCAACATGGAGCTGTCGGCTCCGCTGGAGTGGCAGATGTACGGGGAGACGTTCCGCGTCCCGGCAGGCTGA
- a CDS encoding acyl-ACP desaturase, whose product MTITSPHLGSSEAWTDARLLYALEEVVEKELNRHLKVVKDWMPHEYVPWTDGRNFPGLFEDGEPWEPGQSKVTDIGKIALVVNLLTEDNLPSYHHEIATLFGRDGAWGTWVHRWTAEEGRHGIVMRDYLLASRAVDPDKLEQFRMSHMSEGFESDNRHSMLHSVAYVAFQELATRISHRNTGHQSGDPVCDRMLARIATDENLHMVFYRNLLGAAFELAPDLTMQAVRDVVVNFRMPGHGMPGFERAAAQMAIGEIYNMRIHHDDVLQPVLRFLKVMDIDGLGPEGAKAQEELGLYMGGLDAEASKFDEKLAARKARMAARAAG is encoded by the coding sequence GTGACGATCACCTCTCCCCACCTCGGCAGTTCGGAAGCGTGGACCGACGCCCGGCTGCTGTACGCGCTGGAAGAGGTGGTGGAGAAGGAGCTCAACCGGCACCTCAAGGTCGTCAAGGACTGGATGCCGCACGAGTACGTGCCGTGGACCGACGGGCGGAACTTCCCGGGCCTCTTCGAGGACGGCGAGCCCTGGGAGCCCGGCCAGTCCAAGGTCACCGACATCGGCAAGATCGCCCTCGTCGTGAACCTGCTCACCGAGGACAACCTGCCGAGCTACCACCACGAGATCGCCACGCTCTTCGGCCGTGACGGCGCCTGGGGCACCTGGGTGCACCGCTGGACGGCGGAGGAGGGCCGGCACGGCATCGTCATGCGCGACTACCTCCTCGCCTCGCGCGCGGTCGACCCGGACAAGCTGGAGCAGTTCCGGATGTCGCACATGTCGGAGGGGTTCGAGTCCGACAACCGCCACTCGATGCTGCACTCCGTGGCGTACGTCGCCTTCCAGGAGCTGGCGACGCGCATCTCGCACCGCAACACCGGCCACCAGTCGGGCGACCCGGTCTGCGACCGGATGCTGGCGCGGATCGCCACCGACGAGAACCTGCACATGGTCTTCTACCGGAACCTGCTGGGCGCGGCGTTCGAGCTCGCCCCGGATCTGACGATGCAGGCCGTGCGTGACGTCGTGGTCAACTTCCGTATGCCGGGGCACGGCATGCCGGGCTTCGAGCGTGCGGCCGCGCAGATGGCGATCGGCGAGATCTACAACATGCGCATCCACCACGACGACGTGCTCCAGCCGGTGCTGCGCTTCCTGAAGGTCATGGACATCGACGGGCTCGGCCCCGAGGGCGCGAAGGCGCAGGAGGAACTGGGCCTGTACATGGGCGGGCTGGACGCGGAAGCCAGCAAGTTCGACGAGAAGCTCGCGGCCCGCAAGGCCAGGATGGCGGCCCGCGCCGCCGGCTGA
- the ddaH gene encoding dimethylargininase, with translation MPSRRALVRRPSPRLAEGLVTHVERRPVDAEAALAQWEAYAAALREHGWETVETSPADDCPDGVFVEDTVVMFRNVALITRPGAESRRPETTAVEETLARLGCSVNWVWPPGTLEGGDVLKIGDTVYVGRGGRTNAAGVQQLRAAFEPLGARVVPVPVSKVLHLKSAVTALPDGTVIGYEPLVEQPSLFPRFLPVPEEPGAHVVLLGGGKLLMAASAPKTAELFADLGYDPVQVDISEFEKLEGCVTCLSVRLRDLQA, from the coding sequence GTGCCGAGCAGAAGAGCCCTCGTCCGCCGTCCGAGCCCGCGTCTGGCCGAGGGCCTGGTCACCCATGTCGAGCGCCGTCCCGTCGATGCGGAGGCGGCGCTCGCGCAGTGGGAGGCGTACGCGGCGGCCCTGCGCGAACACGGCTGGGAGACCGTGGAGACCTCGCCGGCCGACGACTGCCCGGACGGCGTCTTCGTCGAGGACACGGTCGTGATGTTCCGCAACGTGGCGTTGATCACCCGGCCCGGGGCGGAGTCCCGCAGGCCGGAGACGACGGCGGTCGAGGAGACGCTCGCCCGGCTCGGCTGCTCCGTCAACTGGGTGTGGCCGCCGGGCACCCTCGAAGGCGGCGATGTGCTCAAGATCGGCGACACGGTGTACGTGGGCCGGGGCGGGCGGACCAACGCCGCGGGTGTGCAGCAGCTCCGGGCGGCCTTCGAGCCGCTCGGGGCGCGCGTCGTCCCCGTACCCGTGTCGAAGGTGCTCCACCTGAAGTCGGCGGTGACGGCGCTGCCGGACGGGACGGTGATCGGGTACGAACCGCTGGTGGAGCAGCCCTCGCTCTTCCCGCGGTTCCTGCCGGTGCCGGAGGAGCCCGGTGCGCACGTGGTACTGCTCGGCGGCGGGAAACTGCTGATGGCGGCGAGCGCGCCGAAGACGGCTGAGCTCTTCGCCGACCTGGGCTATGACCCGGTTCAGGTGGACATCAGCGAGTTCGAGAAGCTCGAAGGCTGCGTGACATGTCTCTCGGTGCGCCTGCGGGACCTGCAGGCATAG
- a CDS encoding ABC-F family ATP-binding cassette domain-containing protein produces MSTFPTSVTCTSLSFSWPDGTPVLDGFQLAVGPGRTGLIGLNGSGKSTLLRLIAGELTPTAGTVRVAGEVGYLPQNLVLDTDLRVDEALGVAATRAALHAIEAGDAREEHFAAVGDDWDVEERTRATLDQLGLGHIGLDRTVGEMSGGECVLLRLAALLLARPDVLLLDEPTNNLDLYARGRLYDAVAAWSGVMVVVSHDRELLERVDQIADLRDGEVTWYGGAYSAYEQALAVEQEAAERMVRVAEADVQRQKRELADNQVKLARRKRYGQKMFESKREPKIVMGARKREAQVSAGKQRIMHTERLAEAKERLDAAVDAVRDDDEIRVELPYTKVHPGRGVLRLSDVELAYGARITGEFELRGPERIALVGRNGAGKTTLLRTVAGELAPVAGEVDAQVPLRFLPQRLDVLDDGLSVAENVARFAPAATHNAIRARLARFLFKGARADRPAGTLSGGERFRAALAALLLAEPAPQLLMLDEPTNNLDMASVRNLTTALEAYEGALIVASHDVRFLKSVGITRWLLLDGELRPTTPEEVGAQTAE; encoded by the coding sequence ATGTCTACCTTCCCCACCTCCGTCACCTGCACCTCGCTCTCCTTCTCCTGGCCCGACGGCACCCCCGTCCTCGACGGCTTCCAGCTCGCCGTCGGCCCCGGCAGGACCGGTCTCATCGGCCTCAACGGCTCGGGGAAGTCGACGCTGCTCCGGTTGATCGCGGGCGAACTCACGCCCACCGCCGGCACCGTGCGGGTCGCGGGCGAGGTCGGGTACCTGCCGCAGAACCTGGTGCTCGACACAGACCTGCGCGTCGACGAGGCGCTCGGTGTCGCCGCGACTCGGGCCGCGCTGCACGCCATCGAGGCGGGTGACGCCCGCGAGGAGCACTTCGCGGCGGTCGGCGACGACTGGGACGTGGAGGAGCGCACCCGCGCCACACTCGACCAGCTCGGGCTCGGCCACATCGGTCTCGACCGGACCGTGGGCGAGATGTCGGGCGGCGAGTGCGTGCTGCTACGACTGGCCGCGCTGCTGCTGGCCCGCCCGGACGTGCTGCTGCTCGACGAGCCGACCAACAACCTTGATCTGTACGCGCGCGGGCGGCTGTACGACGCCGTCGCGGCCTGGTCCGGGGTGATGGTCGTGGTCAGCCACGACCGCGAACTGCTGGAGCGGGTCGACCAGATCGCGGATCTGCGCGACGGCGAGGTGACCTGGTACGGCGGCGCGTATTCCGCCTACGAGCAGGCGCTGGCCGTGGAGCAGGAGGCCGCCGAGCGCATGGTGCGCGTCGCGGAGGCCGATGTGCAGCGGCAGAAGCGCGAACTGGCCGATAACCAGGTCAAACTGGCCCGCCGCAAGCGCTACGGCCAGAAGATGTTCGAGAGCAAGCGCGAGCCGAAGATCGTGATGGGTGCCCGCAAGCGGGAGGCGCAGGTCTCGGCCGGAAAGCAGCGCATCATGCACACCGAAAGGCTGGCCGAGGCGAAGGAGCGGCTCGACGCGGCGGTCGACGCGGTGCGTGACGACGACGAGATCCGCGTCGAGCTGCCGTACACGAAGGTGCATCCGGGCCGCGGCGTGCTGCGGCTGTCCGATGTGGAGCTGGCGTACGGGGCGCGGATCACTGGCGAGTTCGAGCTCCGCGGTCCGGAGCGGATCGCGCTCGTCGGGCGGAACGGCGCGGGCAAGACGACGCTCCTGCGTACGGTCGCCGGGGAGCTGGCGCCGGTCGCGGGCGAGGTGGACGCCCAGGTTCCGTTGCGCTTCCTCCCGCAGCGGCTGGATGTCCTCGACGACGGGCTGAGCGTGGCGGAGAACGTGGCCCGGTTCGCGCCCGCGGCCACGCACAACGCGATCCGGGCGCGACTGGCCCGGTTCCTGTTCAAGGGGGCGCGGGCGGACCGCCCGGCCGGGACGCTGTCCGGCGGGGAGCGCTTCCGTGCCGCGCTGGCGGCGCTGCTGCTCGCGGAGCCGGCTCCGCAGCTGCTGATGCTGGACGAGCCGACGAACAACCTGGACATGGCAAGCGTGCGGAATCTGACGACGGCGCTGGAGGCGTACGAGGGAGCGCTGATCGTGGCCAGCCACGACGTGAGGTTCCTGAAGTCCGTCGGCATCACCCGCTGGCTGCTGCTCGACGGCGAGCTGCGGCCGACGACGCCCGAGGAGGTGGGGGCGCAGACGGCGGAGTAG
- a CDS encoding SsgA family sporulation/cell division regulator, whose amino-acid sequence MSTVIEQAVQARLVASAPQMESVPATLRYDRADPFAVSMEFPAPATLEGTEVSWAFARELLTEGMDAPAGVGDVRVRPYGYDRTVLEFHAPEGTAMVHIRTSELRRFLKRAEGLVPAGREHLFMDLDEDLAELMRDAC is encoded by the coding sequence TTGTCCACCGTCATCGAGCAGGCCGTGCAGGCCCGTCTGGTCGCCTCCGCGCCACAGATGGAATCGGTACCAGCGACCCTCCGCTACGACCGGGCGGACCCGTTCGCCGTCAGCATGGAGTTCCCGGCTCCGGCCACCCTGGAGGGCACCGAGGTGTCCTGGGCGTTCGCCCGCGAGCTGCTCACGGAGGGCATGGACGCACCCGCGGGTGTGGGGGACGTGCGGGTACGGCCGTACGGCTACGACCGCACCGTGCTGGAGTTCCACGCCCCCGAGGGCACGGCGATGGTGCACATCCGCACCTCCGAACTGCGGCGCTTCCTCAAGCGGGCCGAAGGGCTGGTGCCGGCCGGGCGCGAGCACCTCTTCATGGACCTGGACGAGGACCTCGCCGAGCTGATGCGCGACGCCTGCTGA
- a CDS encoding YciI family protein codes for MFVMELTYTAPVEQVDEFHAAHLDWLNRLYEEGVVIASGRKNPRDGGVLLAVGDDRARIEAIAGADPFVTGGVCTYRITEFVATKTAPELERYK; via the coding sequence ATGTTCGTCATGGAGTTGACCTACACCGCACCCGTCGAGCAGGTCGACGAGTTCCACGCGGCTCATCTGGACTGGCTGAACCGCCTGTACGAGGAGGGCGTCGTCATCGCGTCCGGCCGCAAGAACCCGCGCGACGGCGGGGTGCTGCTGGCCGTCGGGGACGACCGCGCGCGGATCGAGGCGATCGCGGGGGCCGACCCCTTCGTCACCGGTGGCGTGTGCACGTACCGGATCACGGAGTTCGTCGCGACGAAGACGGCGCCGGAGCTGGAGCGGTACAAGTGA
- a CDS encoding ABC transporter permease, giving the protein MSALSLAVRDSNTMLRRNLLHARRYPSLTLNLLLTPIMLLLLFVYVFGDTMSAGIGGGGPNRSEYVAYIVPGLLLMTIGSTVVGTAVSVATDMTEGIIARFRTMAIHRGSVLIGHVIGSVLQSVISVVLVGAVGVAIGFRSTDATVLEWLAAFGLLVLFALALTWIAVGMGLISPNAEAASNTAMPMILLPLLSSAFVPINAMPGWFQPIAEYQPFTPAIETLRGLLLGTEIGHNGWLAVIWCLGLAVLGYRWSTSKFNHDPK; this is encoded by the coding sequence ATGAGCGCCCTCTCCCTCGCCGTCCGCGACTCGAACACGATGCTGCGCCGCAACCTGCTGCACGCCCGGCGCTACCCGTCCCTCACCCTGAACCTGCTGCTCACCCCGATCATGCTCCTGCTGCTCTTCGTCTACGTCTTCGGCGACACCATGAGCGCGGGCATCGGCGGCGGCGGTCCGAACCGCTCCGAGTACGTCGCCTACATCGTCCCGGGCCTCCTGCTGATGACCATCGGCAGCACCGTGGTCGGCACCGCGGTCTCCGTCGCCACCGACATGACCGAGGGCATCATCGCCCGCTTCCGCACGATGGCGATCCACCGCGGATCCGTGCTCATCGGACACGTCATCGGCAGCGTGCTGCAGTCCGTCATCAGCGTGGTCCTCGTCGGCGCCGTCGGCGTGGCCATCGGCTTCCGCTCCACCGATGCCACCGTCCTCGAGTGGCTCGCGGCGTTCGGACTGCTCGTGCTCTTCGCCCTGGCGCTCACCTGGATCGCGGTCGGCATGGGCCTGATCAGCCCGAACGCCGAGGCCGCCAGTAACACCGCAATGCCCATGATCCTGCTGCCGCTCCTCTCCAGCGCCTTCGTCCCCATCAACGCGATGCCGGGCTGGTTCCAGCCGATCGCCGAGTACCAGCCGTTCACGCCCGCCATCGAGACCCTGCGCGGCCTGCTGCTCGGCACCGAGATCGGCCACAACGGATGGCTCGCCGTCATCTGGTGCCTGGGCCTCGCGGTGCTCGGCTACCGCTGGTCGACCTCGAAGTTCAACCACGACCCGAAGTAA